The DNA sequence GGGGATGGACGAGTTGCTCGCCCAGGTTCCCACGCTGCTCGCTGAGCCGGAGCTGTTGCGCCGGGACGGCGCTGCAGCGGCCAAGCTCGTCGAACATCGCGTCCACGCCGCGGCGCTGGCGTTCAACGTCGTCCCATGGCTCGGCTCGCACGTCGATTCGGGTTACTCCGACGAGGAGATGAAGCTGCGCAACGAGTCGCGCAAGATCCTCGGGCTGCCCGACCTGGCGGTGTCACCCACCTGTGTGCGGGTTCCGGTGATGGCCGGGCATGCGATCCAGGTTCGCGCGACGTTCTCCTCGCCCGTCGACGTGGATCGCGCGACGTCGGTGATGGCCGCGTTCCCCGGCCTCGAGATCGCCGACCTGCCGACCCCCCTCGAGTGGGCGGGTCGCGACGAGGTCGCCGTGGGACGCATCAGGCCGGACCTGACCGACCCTCGCGCGCTCAACTTCTTCGTGGTCGGAGACAACCTGCTCAAGGGCGCCGCGCTCAACACCGTCCAGATCGCCGAGTTGCTCATCGAGCGCGGGGCGGTGTAACCTTCCTCCACAGAGAAGGTTAACCTACCCTTAGTTGTGACGGATCGGTGGGACCGGGTCGCAAGGGGTCGATGTGGAGACGGTTCATGAGGTTGCGGATTCTGGCGGTTGCCCTGCTGTTGCTCGGAGCGTGCAGTGGCGCCGACGAGGGCGTCCGCACGATCGGTAGCGAGTCCGGATCGGGCAGTGGCTCGGCGTCCGGGTCGAGCTCGGCGTCGGGAGTGGAGTCCGAGGGCGCCGCATCCGCTTCGGGTGTCGAGAGCGACGGCGCGTCGTCGTCGGCGAGCGGGTCGTCGTCGGCGAGCGGGGCGTCGTCCGCCGTCGACGACGACGCCGAGGTCGCGTGCGCGCCGCCCAGCGAGCCGTCGGACCAGGCGATCGCGGTCACGCTGACCGAGTGGGAGATCGGCGTGCCGACGCAGGTGCCGTCAGGCACCGTGACCGTCACTGCCGGCAACATCGGTGGCGAGCCCCACGAGGTCGTGATCGTCCGCGCCGACGACCTGGACGGCCTGCCGGTGGCTGACGGACAGGTCCAGGAGGACGAACTGCCCGAGGGCGCGTTCATCGGTGAGATCGAGAGCTTCGCCGCAGGTGATACCTGCTCGGGCACCTTCGAGCTACCACCGGGCGACTACGTCTTCTTCTGCAACATCGTGGAGGAGGAGTCCGATGGCACGCTCGAGAGCCACTATGAGGAGGGCATGCGGACGTCCGTGACGGTCGGCTGACCGGGCTCGGACCGACCCCGCGGCGTCGGTCCGAGCGCGACCACCTCACGGTGGGACGCGTATGGCGCCGCCTGTCGCGTCAGTCGCGGTCGCAGCGGCACGGCATGACCCGGCACCGCGGGCACCCGTCGGCGTATCGCTGCGCGGCCTCGGCCAGGTCCACGCCCGTCAGGTCGGCCAGCGACGCCAACCAGGCCAGCACGTCGGCGAACTCCACGGTGCGGTCCTCGTGTGCCCCACGGAACACCGCGCGCGACAGCTCACCGCACTCCTCGGTGAACCACGCGAACGTCCGCGCCGCCCCGCGCTGGCGGTCGCGTTCGCCGTAGATGGTGCGCATCTGTGCCTGGAATGCGGCGATGTCCATGTGGCGGGAGGTTAGCGCCGACGCGACTCGGGAGCCGGACGGCCGAGGCGGTGGACCGGCTCCCCGGAGCGCGGGATCAGGCGCTGGCTTCGGCCTGCTCCTCGGCGTAGGTCTTCATCTCACCCGACTGGTAGGCGTTCCAGTACTCGCGGAGATCTTCGCGGATCTCCTTCGCGTAGAAGAACAACCCCAGCACGTTGGCCAGTGGCATGAGGAAGATCAGCGCGTCCATGAGCGGCACGACGTTCTCGAGCGCCAGGGAGGCGCCGACCACGACGGCGATCAGGAAGATGATCTGGAACCCGCGCACGACCAGCGTGCTCTCACCGAACAGGTAGTTGGCCGCCTTCACGCCGTAGTACGACCACGAGATCATGGTCGAGAAGGCGAAGAGGATGACCGCGATCGCGAGCACCGACGGGAACCACGGGATCCGTTGCGCGAACGCCTCCGATGTCAGGCTGACGCCCTCCACCTCGTCGCCGGCGCCCTCGTACACGCCGGTGATGACGATGATCAGCGCAGTGGCGCTGCAGATGATGACGGTGTCGATGAACGGCCCCAGTTGGGCGACGAAGCCCTCGCGGATGTGCAGGTCGGTCCTGGCGGACGAGTGGGCGATGGCCGCCGACCCCAGACCGGCCTCGTTGGAGAAGGCCGAGCGCTGGATGCCGACGACGAGCGCACCGATGAAGCCGCCGGCGACGCTGGCGCCGGTCATCGCTCCGGAGAAGATGCGCCAGAGCGCGGTCGGCAACTCGGTGATGTTGAGCACGATGATCACGGCCGCGGCCAGCAGGTAGATGCCCGCCATGAACGGCACCAGCTTCTCGGTGACGCGGGCGATGCTCTTGATGCCACCGATGATCACGATCCCGACGATGGTGGCGAAGATCAACCCGAAGGCCCAGGCGTTGTTGCCGAAGAAGCTGTCCTCGCCGGCGATCTCCAGGAACTGCACGTAGGCCTGGTTGGTCTGGAACATGTTGGCGGCGCCGAGTCCGCCGCCGATGGTCGCCACGGCGAAGAAGGCGGCGACGGCCTTGGCCGCCCAGCTCGGGATCGAAGGGTACTTGTCGCTCAGACGGTCGATGTAGTACATGGGCCCGCCGGATACGTGCCCGTCCTCGAACTCGTTGCGGTACTTCACCCCCAGCGAGCACTCGACGAACTTGGTCGACATGCCGAAGAAGGCGGCGACGACCATCCAGAACGTCGCGCCCGGACCACCGATCGAGACCGCGACTGCGACGCCGGCGATGTTGCCGAGGCCGACCGTCGCCGACAGTGCGGTCATCAGGGCCTGGAAGTGCGTCGTCTCTCCGGGATCGTCAGGGTCGTCGTACGCGCCGCGCGTGACCTCGATCGAGTGCCGGAATCCGCGCAGGTTGATGAACTTGTTGTAGACCGTGAAGAAGATGGCGCCGCCGAACAGCCAGACGACGATCAGCGGGAGCGACGTCTCACCGATCGGGACCGCATAGAACACGACCCCCGCCGCGAACTCGGCGACGGGCCCGAGCGTGTCGTTGACCGCCTTGTCGACGCCACTCTGCTCCTGGCCCGCATGCGCAGCGGGCGCCAGCAGCAGCAGCCAGCCGATCGTCAGCAGACACAGGTTTCCGACACGTCTCATCGACAGCCCCGTTCGTTCGACCGGTGTAGTTCTAACCCGTTCGAACGAATCTGAAAAGGCCTGCTTGCGTCGCATTGCGTCGAGGGTGGCCGTCGGCGTGTCGCCCTCGACCACCGGTTCGACTCTCTGATGTGGTCGGGATGCCGGGATTTGAACCCGGGGCCTCCACGTCCCGAACGTGGCGCGCTAACCAAGCTGCGCTACATCCCGTGTGCGCGTACAGGGTAGCCCGCTCACCCGGCAGGCTCAAAGCGCGAAGGGCTCCTCGGCTCGCACGGGAACCAGGTCCAGGATGCTGGCCTCCGGTCGGCAGGCGAACCGCACGGGTGCGAAGCGCGACGTGCCCAGACCAGCGGAGACGTGAAGCCACATGTGGTCCGCGTAACGCGTCGCGCCGCGCGCCATGTGCAGCGGCAGGTCGCAGTTGTCGACGAGTGCGCCGACGAAGGGCACCCGCACCTGACCGCCGTGGGTGTGACCCGCCAACGTGAGGCCGAACCCCTCGTCGGCGAAGCGATCGACGACGTCCGTGTACGGCGAGTGCACGACGCCCAACCGCAGCGGCAGGGGATCGGGCGGCGGCGCCCAGTCGATCTGCTCCGGGCTGTCGGCGCCGATGTGCGGATCGTCCAGGCCGACGACGTCTATCTCGCCCGCGGACGTCGGCACGGTGATCCGCTCGTTGCGGAGCACGTGCCACCCGGCCTCTTTGAGCCCCACGACCAGCCGCTCGGTGTCGAGCGGCGTTCCCGGGTGTCGGCGCGTGGGTCCCGCGAAGTAGCGCAGCGGATTGCGGACGACCGGCTCATGGCGATCGTTGGAGCCGAGGACGGCGATAGCTGGACGGTCAGCGCTGATCGTCGCGAGCAGGTCCACGGCATCGTCGATCGCGTCGTGATGGCCGAGGATGTCACCGGTCACCACCGCCAGATCGGGCCCGTGCGCGAGGCTGCCGCGGACGAACCGCGCCATCCGCCGGTCGTCGGGGACCAGATGGAGGTCCGAGAGGTGCAGGATCCGGAGCGTGCTGGCGTCCGGTCCGCTCAGAACCGGCAGCGTCCCGTGGCGGAGCACGAACCACCGCCGCTCGATCAGACCCCAGGCCAGGCCGGCGGTCGCGGCGGTCGCGGCCGTCCGGATCAGGCGCCTCATGTCTCAGCCTCCGTCAGCATCGACGGTGTCACTACGGCTCGTCGCGCCCGCCACCGTTGCCGGGCCGGAACTTGAACGGCGAGTCGTCGGTCGTCCCATCCGGATCGAGATCCGGGTCCGGATCCGGCCCGGGACCGGGACCGGGTTGCAGGTTCAACGGGCCCTGCTGTTGTTGCTCCTGCAGCGGATCGGGCGCCTCCTCCTCGGGAGGTTCCTCCACGATACCCACGCCGTCCGAGACGGCGAGGCTCACTGCGCTTCCGAGCTCGAGCTCCTCGCCGGCGGCGGGGCTCTGGCCCACGACGGTGCCCACGGGCGCCCGGTCGGAGACCACCGCGCGCGCCACCGTGAACCCTGCATCGGTGAGCGTCGCCGTCGCCTGGTCGACGTGCATGCCGGTCACCGATGGCACGGGTGCGGCCGGCGGTGGCGGCGGCGGCGGGAAGTCCTCCAGTGGCAGGTCCAGCTCGGCGATCGCCTCGGCCATGAAGCGCTGCCACAGCATCGTCGGTAGGCAACCACCGGTCACCTCGCCGCAGAGCGGGTGCACCAACTTCTCCTGCAACTCGTGTCCCACCCAGGTCGCCACCGACATCTGAGGGATGTACCCGACGAACCAGGCGTCGTAGTAGTCGGTGGTGGTTCCCGTCTTCCCGGCGGCCGGACGGCCGATCTGTCCATTGGCGCTCGCCGTGCCGTTCTCCAACGGGCCGCGCAGCAGGCTGGTGGCCTGGTGCGCCACGTCTTCCTCGATGACCTGCTTGCAGCCGCCGTTCCTGCGGCGCAGCACCTTGCCCGAACGATCCCGGATCTCGCTGACGGCGTGCGGGCGGCACCGCACGCCGTCGTTGGCCAAGGTCGCGAAGGCGCCGGCCATCTCGGCGGGGTAGACCTCCTTCGATCCCAGCACCAGCGAGCAGACCGGGTCGAGGTTGCTGCGGATCCCCATCCGTTTGGCGGTGTCGGCCAGCGCGCTCGGTCCCCCCGCGATGTCCATGAGGTGCAGGAAGTAGGTGTTGCTCGACGTCGCGGTCGCCTGCGGCATCTGCTGGTAGCCGAGGTCGGCATCGCCGTAGTTGCGCACCTCGTACGAGGGGCACTGCGGGGACTCCGACGTGAACGTCGACGTCGACTCGAAGCCGTGCGTGATGGGCACGTCGTGCTCGAGCGCGGTCACGACCTCGAATGCCTTGAACGTCGAGCCGGGCTGGCGCCCCGTCCCGCCGAGCCCCGGGACCGCCGGGTTGACCGTCGTCCGCCGGGGACCGTTGCCGTAGCGCTCCGGTCCGACCGCGGCCGTGAGCATGTCGCCGGTCTTCGGGTCGATCGCCACGATCGATGCGAGCGGATCGGTGCGCGGCTCGTCGAGTAGATCGCGGATGGTGCGTTCGGCGATGCGTTGGAGCCGCAGGTCGAACGTCGTGCGGATCCGCAGACCCTCGTTGAGGACCGTGTTCCAGCGCTTCTGGGGCGAGTCGCCGAGCCGGGCGTCCCGCTCGAGCTCGCGGCGGAGCACGTCCACGAGGAACGGCGAACTGTTCTTCGCGCGGTCGCTCAGCCGCAGGTTCAGTTTGCTACGGGCGGCGCGGCGCGCCTGCCGCCGCGTGATTATGTCCTGCTCGACCATCTGGTCGAGCACGACGGTCCGGCGGGCGAGCGCGTTCTCGGGTTCGTCGACCGGGTTGTTGCGTTCGGGCGAGCGGATGATGCCGGCGAGCAGCGCGGCCTGCGCGAGGTTCAGCTTGCGCACGGGCTTGCGCCAGTAGTACTCGGCGGCGGTGGCGATGCCGTACACGCCGTTGCCGAAGTAGGTGTCGTTGAGGTACATCTCGAGGATCTCGCGCTTGCCCCGGCGCCGCTCGAGCTGGCTCGCGTAGACCGCTTCGGTGATCTTGCGGTTCAGCGACTGCTCCCCGCCGACGACCCGGTTCTTCACCAACTGCTGCGTGATCGTCGATCCACCGCCGGCGATCTCGCCGGAGCTGGCGTTGAGCGCCGCGGCACGCATGATCGCGGACCAGTTGACGCCCTCGTGCTCCCAGAAGCTCTGGTCCTCTGTGGCGAGGACGGCGTTGATGACGTGGTCGGGTACGCGTTGGAGGGAAACCGAGCGCCGGTTCTCGACCTCGAGCGTGGCCAGGCGACGGCCCTCGCGGTCGATGACGACGCTGCGTTCGGGCGGGTCGGCCAGCTCGTCCGGCAGGGGCGGGATGTCGGTGACACGGTCACCGGCCGCATTCACCGCCGCCGCGAGTGCCGCCAACGCGGGCACGCCGAGCAACAGCAGCAGGGCGACGCCCATGGTGACGACCCCCAGGGGCCCGCCGGGAGCTGTGCGGCGTCGGCGACGTGGCCGGCGCCCCGATGGCGTCGGCCTGGGTGGCGGCTGCGTCGGCGCCGGTCGCGGCGCCCCCTGTCGCCGCAGCGGGGGGTCGTACGTCTGCAATCCCATGCGCGTCCTGGACCGTCCGATGGCCGCACGGTCGAAGTCGGGATCATACCGTCCCGGTCGGCGAGCGGGACGTGGCGGAATGGGCAGGTAGGCAGACCACAGCACCCGGCGAGCCGGGACTCCGCAATGGGCGGTCTACGCCGCCGATGGTCGACGCCGGACGGGCGCGTGCTCAGCTCATGGACGTCCAGCGCCGACGTAGTTGGAGCGGTCGATGGAGGTCACGCGAACCGTGTACCCGGTGCGCGGTGCGTCGACCATCTGCCCGTTGCCGATGTAGATGCCGACGTGGTGGATCGGGCTGCCGTAGAACAACAGGTCGCCGGGCTGCAGGTCGCTGTGCGACACCCTGCTGGTCGCGTTGTACTGCATGCCGGAGTTGTGCGGCAGGTAGACGCCGGCCGCCGCCCATGCCGAGCTGGTCAGGCCGGAGCAGTCGTACGAGTCCGGGCCCGAGCCACCCCAGCTGTACGGCTTGTCCAACTGGGCGAGCGCGAACTGCACGGCGGTCGCCGCGTTCCCCGACGCCGCGGCGGGCGCCGGGACCTGTGAGGTCGTCTCGGCCGTGGCCTGCTGCTGACCCGCCTCGCGCGCCTGCTCCTGCTCGAGCCGCTCGACCTCTGCGGCGAGCTCGCCGATGGTGTCCTCTTCGGCCTCGACCTTCTCGCGCGTCCGGTCGCAGCTGCGCTGGGCCTCGGCCTCCGCCTCGGCCGCGGCCTGCTGCGTGGTCTCCAGGACGTCGGCATCGGCGGTCAGGCGGTCGCGTGCGGCGGTGTAGCGCTCGACCGATGTGGTCCGCGCGTCCTGGGTGATGTCGAGCCAGGCGACCCGCTCCGCGTAGTCGGCGAGGCTGCCGGCCGTGACCGACAGGCTGTTCAGCTGGCGGCCGGCGGAGCGGTCCTTATACAGCTGCGCCACGACCTCGCTGTACTCGACGCGCACCGACGCGAGGCGCTTCTCGGTCCGTCGGTAGCGTGTGCGGTTGTCGGCGACGGCCTGGTCGGCGGCCTTGCGTTGCTCCCGCCGCAGGTTGCACTCCTCGATCTGGATCTCCAGCTCGCGGCTGAGCGCGTCGAGTCGTTCCCGTGCCTCGGCGAGCTCCTGCTGTGGCGGCTGGGCCAGGGCCGGATGTCCAACCATGAGCACAACGAGCATGACGATGATGGCAAGTGGTGAGAGGGGCCCTCGCATGACCTGTCGCATGTCGTCGACGAACGTGACGGGCCTCACGTTCGCGCATCAGCGGCGGGCGCACACCTGTCCGATGCTGTCCACACGGGAAGCTTCGGTGGTCAGGGGACCAGTTGATCCGCGATCCATCGCAGGCCGGCGACGTCGTGCACGTCGCTGTCCGCCAGCGGGACCTGGACGAGCACGCCGGGGTCGAGGCCGCGCAGTGCGGCGGTGATGGCGTGCTGCTGCCTGGCCGCCACCTCGCGCGCGTCGAGCGCCAGCTCGACGAGGCCGGCGACGGCCCGCTCGACGTCGTCGTCATGATCCAGGCCGGCTGCGATCGCTGTGAGCTCGTCGGCCGGCGTGGTCGCGAGCGCGCCCGCGGGGGGTGGCGTGACCCTGTTGACGACGACGCCCGCCGTCGGCATCCCGTCGCGGGCGAGCCGGCGGAGGAAGTACGCAGCCTCCCGCAGCGGCGGTGGTTCGGGCGCGCTGACGACGACGAACGCCGAGTCGGGGCGTTGCAGCAGCTGGTAGACCGACTGGGCACGGGACTTGAAGCCGTCGTACATGCCTTCGAACGACTGGAAGAAGTCGGCGAGGTCCTCGAGCACCAACGCGCCTGTGATGCGCGACGCCGCGCGCATGAACAGCCCCGTGCCGACGCCGACGGCGCGGGTCGCGAACCGACCGGCGGTCAGCCCCGGCGTCAGGAACATCTTGAGGAACCGGCCCTCGAGGAAGTCGGTCAGCCGGCGCGGCGCGTCCAGGAAGTCCAGCGCGTTGCGCGTGGGCGGCGTGTCGATGACGATGCAGTCGTACGTGCGGGCCTCGTGCAGGTCGTACAGCTTCTCCATCGCCATGTACTCCTGCGTGCCCGCCAGCGAGGCCGACAGCTGCTGGTAGAAGCGGTTGTCGAGGATCCGCTGCACGCGGTCCGGGCTGGTCGCGTGCCGTTCGACGATCTCGTCGAACGTCCGCTTCATGTCGAGCATCATCGCGTCGAGCCCGACCACGTCGGGCACCGGATGGGCCCTGGTGTCGAGCTGCGACAGCCCGAGTGACTGCGCGAGCCGGCGCGCCGGGTCGATCGTGAGCACGATCGTGCGACGCCCGCGTCCGGCGGCCTCGATCGCCAGCGCCGCTGCCGTCGTGGTCTTGCCGACGCCGCCGGCGCCCGTGCACACGATGACGTGCCGCTCGTCGATCACGGACGACAGTGAGCGCGCCGTGGCCGCGTCCGTCATGCGGTCACGTCCGGCTCGATCGCGGCGGTGATGTGATCCGCCAGCAGCGACACCTCCGTCTCGGCGAACGTCCGGGTGGCCAGGTACGGCAGTTCGAAGACTCCCACGTCGACCCGGTCGCGCAGCGCCGCGCGCATCGTGTCCTGCAGCGCCAGGCGTCGCACGTGGTTGTCCCCGAGCACGCGCAGCGCCGTGATCGATGTGTCATCGTCGATGGCGGTGCCGTCCAGCGTCGACCGCAGCACATCGGCCGCGATGCCGCCCTCGACGACCTTGGCGGCCGCCTCGTCGAACCGGCTGCGCAGCACGCGGTTGGCGATCACCGGGTTCAGCTCGACGCCGAGCCCGGTGAGCGCCTCGGCGCTGTCGGCGGTCTCGGCCACCGGCATCTCCTCGAGCAGCGTCACCAGCTGCAGGCGGAGGCGGTTCGGGTCGCACAGCAGGTCGATCAGCGACTGCGCCTGCTCCCGGATCGGGCCCACGCGGACCAGCTCGGTTGTCGCCTCCGGCGCGCGCAGGAAGTTCACGATCCGCCCCGTCGGCGGCGCGTCGACCACGATCAGGTCGTAGACGAACCGCCCGTCGGGATCCCGGCGCCGCTCCATCTCCTTGACCTTGCCGATCAGCAGCACGTCCTTGATGCCGGGGGCGGCCGTGGTGGCGAACTCGACCGCCGTCGAGTTGACGACCAGCTTGGACAGCCGGCGCGCTCCGTAGAACATCGCCAGGTACTCGGCCAGCGACGCCTCAGGATCGATCGACAGGCCGAACAGGTCCTGTCGGATCTCCCGCTCGTCGAACCCCCACGGCTCCGTGTTGAACAGCGCCCGCATGGTCTGGCGGCCCTCCACCTCGACCAGGCACGTGCGCCGTCCGCTGCGCACGCCGGCGATGGCGAGCGCCGCGGCGACGGTCGACTTGCCGACGCCACCCTTGCCGGTGACCAGCAGCACCCGTGGGTCCAACAGCGCTCTGGCGTCCACTTGGTCGGGAACCTTTCGGCTGGCGGTCGGCTGGGCGGTCACGGTGATCCGCGGCGTGGATCGGGCCGTGTCCAGTGTCGCGCGCCGCACCGGACCTCGCCTCCACGGCCGTCGCCGACGCGTCGGGCCTATAGTTGGGCGGGTGACTGGCAACCGCACCGTGGTACGTCGCCGGTTGCGGGGCCTTGTGCTGCTGACGATGCTGCTCGCGCTCGCGCACACCGCCGCCGCCGCCCAGACCACGGACCCCAAGATCGACATCCTGCAGGTCGACGGCGCGCTCGACGGCACCGTCGCCCGCTACATCGACGACTCCCTCGACATGGCGGCCGCCGAGGACGTCGAGGTGGTCGTGCTGCAGCTGTCGACGCCGGGCACGCTCGACGTGCCGGTCGAGCGCTTCACGGACGCGATCCGCTCCAGCCCGGTGCCGGTCGTGGTGTGGGTCGGCCCGCCCGGCGCCAGGGTGACCGGCGGGGGCGTGCAGGTGGCCGCCGCCGCCGACGTGCTGGCGCTGGCACCCGGCGCCGTCCTCGGAGGTGCCGTGCCGGCGGATCTCGGCGACGATCCGACCCCGGCGGACCGCGACCGGATCGCGGCGACGCTGACCGGGCTGGCCAGCGAGCGCGGCCGCGACGCGACACTGCTGTCCGCGTTCGCCACGGATGACGCCGCCGTCGTCGTGACCCCCGACCCGTCGACCGCGCTCAGCGACGACGCGGCACTCCCGGTGGCCGTCGACCCCGACCGGGTCGAGGTGCTGGACGAGCAGCGCGCGCTCGCGGACGGACCCGCCGACGTCGTCGCAGGGACCCTCCCCGAGCTGCTGTCGCAGCTCGACGGCCTGGACGTCGACCGCGTGGACGGCTCGTCGACGCGCCTGACGGTTGATCCGACCACCTCGACGATCCGCTTCAACAACCAGGACCTGCTCGGTCGTCTGCTGCACACGGTGTCGACACCCACCCTGGCCTACCTGCTGCTGGTCGGTGGGATCGTGTGCCTGCTGTTCGAATGGTTCCAGCCGGGGTTCGGTGTCGCGGGCATCAGTGGTGGCGTGCTCGCCGCCCTCGGCGTGTACGGCATGACCGTGCTGCCGACCCAGTGGTGGGCGTTCGCGCTGGTCGTCGCAGGTCTGGTCCTGCTGGCGCTCGACCTGGCGATCGCGTCGCTCGGTCCGGTGACGGTGGCCGGAGCGGCCGCGCTCGCGGCCGGCTCCTGGTGGCTGTACGCGGGGCCCGGTGCGTTGCAGCTCGGCGGTTGGCTGGTCGCTGTCACGGTTGCGTCCGTCGTCATCTTCTTCGTCTTCGTCATGACGACCGTCCTCCGCGCCCAGGGCATGCAGACGCGGGCGGGCATGCAGGCGGTCATGGGCAAGGTCGGGGTCGTTCGCTCCGTGCTCAATCCGCAGGGCCATGTGTTCGTCGGCGGCGCGCTGTGGCGGGCACAGGCACCGCAGGGGCAAGGCCAGGTGCGCACGGGCGCCCAGGTGCAGGTCACGGGCATGGCCGACGAGCTCACGCTCCTGGTCGAACCGGTCGACACCGACGAACGGCAGCGCCAGCACGAGGTCGAGCGCGCCTGAGGCGGGCCGTCCGGCGTCGAGCGGCGTGCCCGGCGCACGGGCCGCCAGGCACCGGCGCGTGCGACCTGTCGCGGACGTGCGCTAGCGTCCCGGCTGATCCGCCGCCGACCAGAAGGGCCTGCGCCATGCAGCAGTGGGAGTACGCCACGGCACCGCTCATCAGCCACGCGCTCCAGGAGATCCTCAACAACTGGGGTGAGGAGGGCTACGAGCTCGTCACCGTCGTCGACAACGTCGCGTACTTCAAGCGGCCGAAGCAGTGAGCGACCACGCCGCCGCCGCCGGTCCGAGCCGTCGGCTGGCCGAGCTGGGTGTCACGCTGCCCGACGCGCCCGCGCCGGCAGCGGCCTACGTCGGTCACGTGGTCGACGGTGGCCTGATCTACACCGCCGGTCAGCTGCCGCTGGACGGTGGCGCGCTGCTGGCCGAGGGACGCGTCGGCGACACGGTCGACCTCGCGACGGCGCAACGGTGCGCGCGGCAGTGCGCGGTGAACGTGCTCGCGCAGGTCGTCGCCGCCGGTCACCGCCTCGAGGATGTGCGGCGCATCGTGAAGCTGACCGTGTTCGTCGCCAGTGCGGCGGGGTTCACCGACCAGCATCTGGTCGCCAACGGCGCGTCGGAGTTCCTCGGCGACGTCTTCGGCGACGTCGGGCGTCACGCACGGTCCGCGGTCGGCGTCGCACTGCTTCCACTGGGCAGTCCCGTCGAGATCGAGGCGCTGATCGCGGTCGGCGGCTGACCGTCGGCTGACGAGGCGCGGGCGGGCTGGTGAACGGCGCGGAGGCGCTGATGCGCACCCTCGTCGCCAACGGCGCCGAGGTCTGCTTCACGAACCCTGGAACCTCGGAGATGCACTTCGTCGCCGCGCTGGACGCGGTGCCACAGATGCGCGCCGTGCTCGCTCTGTTCGAGGGCGTCGCCACCGGCGCTGCGGACGGCTACGCACGGATGACGGGCGGGCCGGGCACCACCCTGCTGCACCTCGGACCGGGACTCGGCAACGGACTGGCCAACCTGCACAACGCCCGGCGCGGTGGCGTGCCGGTCGTGGCGATCGTCGGCGACCACGCCTCCTGGCACCGGGGCCGGGGCGCACCACTGGACTCCGACATCGCAACCGTGGCACGCAACGTGTCGACGTGGGTCCGAACGACGGCGTCGCCGGCGGACGTCGGCGACGACGTGGCCGCCGCGGTCACCGCGGCGCTGGGGCCACCCGGACAGGTCGCCACGTTGATCGTGCCCGCCGACGTCAGCTGGACCGACGGCGCCGCAGCGGGGTCGTCCGGCAGCGCACGACCCGTGCGTCCGTCCGTCGACGACGACCGTGTGGTCGCCGCGGCGCAGGCCCTGCGATCCGGTGCGCCCGCGCTGCTGCTGCTCGGTGGCTCGGTGCCCGCCGACGCGGCGGCGCGGGCCGCCGCGCAGCGTGTGGCCGCGGCGAGCGGTGCGCGCGTGCTCGCCGAGGTGTTCCCCACCCGCCAGGTCCGCGGCGCAGGCGTCGCTCCGCTCGAGCGCCTCGCCTACTTCCCCGAGCAGGCGCTCGCCCAGCTCGACGGCCTGGGCCGGATGATCCTCGTCGAGGCACCCGAGCCCGTGTCGTTCTTCGCCTACCCCGATCACGACGGGCGGCTGGTCGGCGACGACTGCATCGTCCACACGCTGGCCGCCGTGGGGGAGGACGGTCCGGCCGCGCTCGCGGCACTGGCCGCCGCCCTCGGGGCGGACGATGCGTCCGGCGCCGGCGCACCGGCCGGCTCGGACACCCGGCGACCCGACCCGCCGTCCGGACCGCTGCACGGCGCTGCGGTGGCGGCCGCCGTCGGCGCGCTGCTACCGGAGGGTGCCGTCGTGTCCG is a window from the Euzebyales bacterium genome containing:
- a CDS encoding acetolactate synthase large subunit encodes the protein MNGAEALMRTLVANGAEVCFTNPGTSEMHFVAALDAVPQMRAVLALFEGVATGAADGYARMTGGPGTTLLHLGPGLGNGLANLHNARRGGVPVVAIVGDHASWHRGRGAPLDSDIATVARNVSTWVRTTASPADVGDDVAAAVTAALGPPGQVATLIVPADVSWTDGAAAGSSGSARPVRPSVDDDRVVAAAQALRSGAPALLLLGGSVPADAAARAAAQRVAAASGARVLAEVFPTRQVRGAGVAPLERLAYFPEQALAQLDGLGRMILVEAPEPVSFFAYPDHDGRLVGDDCIVHTLAAVGEDGPAALAALAAALGADDASGAGAPAGSDTRRPDPPSGPLHGAAVAAAVGALLPEGAVVSDEALTGGAPLPRATAGAPPHDWLTITGGAIGQGLPVATGAAVACPDRPVVSLQADGSAMYTIQALWTQARESLDVTTVIYDNAAYDILAIEMDRVGAGGGPRARELFDLSGPRLDFVALAAGMGVPATRVDTADDLVVALERALATPGPSLIDAVVSRIG